One part of the Megachile rotundata isolate GNS110a chromosome 16, iyMegRotu1, whole genome shotgun sequence genome encodes these proteins:
- the LOC100879178 gene encoding sodium-coupled monocarboxylate transporter 1 translates to MRSRILVLFVFLAVSSAEQRPSDAEEKCLEEHPIFLHYFSWPDYMVLAAMLLISCLIGTFYGFFAKKQETSQDFLLGGSSMGTFPMAMSLAASFITAIELLGNPAEMYAQGTQFWMTCVAFILVVPITSYLYLPVYMKLRLTSSYEYLNLRFDRHCRLLASGLYMLQMILYTSVAVYAPALALSHVTGLNTYIAVTLVYVVCIFYASQGGMKAVIMTDTFQAAVLLGSLFLIVGYGMSWEGGISSVWKVNEESGRMEFFNVNPNPTIRHSFWSVVVGGTIYWTTMFCSNQASIQKYLSVESIGQARTALWVSAAGMTIIYTVNFLTGMVLYSTYKDCDPLLAKYISGQDQLLPLYVMNFMGSLKGMPGLFVAGIFAASLGTVASALNSLAAITCEDIFQGLFKIELPARKGAVYARWISIFFGALSFALVFVVERLGSVLQVALSFNGMVGGITLGLFSLGMFVPWANAKGAISGAITSLLIVLWIGLGAQIAVFNGQIHLDSKPVSTAACPCISNTTTTVPIHTDNDDNEAFFMYKISYLWYSAIGCILTMLVGILVSFATGFQNPAALDQDLLSPPIASLFSMQTKPCANNVQGITNFALELDDEKYQIENTKSPK, encoded by the exons ATGCGGTCGCGTATTTTAGTGCTATTCGTTTTTCTGGCGGTATCTTCCGCGGAGCAACGGCCATCCGACGCAGAGGAAAAATGTTTGGAGGAGCACCCGATCTTCCTCCACTATTTTTCGTGGCCCGACTATATGGTACTCGCAGCGATGCTGTTGATCTCTTGCCTGATCGGTACCTTCTACGGTTTCTTCGCTAAGAAGCAGGAAACCAGTCAGGACTTTCTGCTAGGAGGATCTAGCATGGGGACATTTCCTATGGCGATGTCCCTGGCTGCCAGTTTTATAACGGCTATTGAGCTCCTTGGCAATCCTGCAGAGATGTACGCACAG GGTACCCAATTCTGGATGACCTGTGTGGCCTTCATCCTCGTGGTGCCAATCACATCGTACCTTTACCTGCCCGTTTACATGAAGCTCAGACTAACATCGAGCTACGAGTATCTGAATCTTCGTTTCGATCGTCATTGCAGACTGCTCGCCAGTGGTCTATATATGTTGCAAATGATTCTGTATACATCCGTGGCTGTGTACGCGCCAGCGTTGGCTTTGAGTCATG TCACGGGTCTGAACACTTATATAGCTGTCACTCTAGTCTACGTAGTTTGTATCTTCTATGCCTCCCAG GGAGGAATGAAGGCTGTCATAATGACAGACACCTTCCAGGCAGCGGTGCTGCTTGGATCCTTGTTTCTCATCGTTGGATACGGTATGTCTTGGGAAGGCGGTATCTCTTCGGTGTGGAAAGTGAACGAGGAATCTGGAAGAATGGAGTTCTTCAACGTCAACCCCAATCCAACGATTCGTCACAGTTTCTGGAGCGTTGTGGTCGGTGGGACTATTTACTGGACCACCATGTTCTGCAGTAATCAAGCATCCATCCAGAAGTACCTTAGCGTTGAGAGCATCGGTCAAGCAAGAAC AGCTTTATGGGTATCCGCTGCTGGCATGACTATAATATATACTGTTAATTTCTTGACTGGTATGGTACTCTACAGCACGTACAAAGACTGCGATCCTCTGTTGGCTAAGTACATAAGTGGCCAGGATCAGTTGCTGCCACTGTATGTAATGAACTTTATGGGAAGCCTCAAGGGTATGCCTGGCCTCTTCGTGGCTGGAATCTTTGCTGCCTCCTTGGG GACTGTGGCCAGTGCTTTGAACTCTTTAGCAGCAATTACCTGTGAAGACATATTTCAAGGCTTGTTTAAGATAGAGCTGCCAGCCAGGAAGGGAGCAGTTTATGCCAGGTGGATCAGTATCTTCTTTGGTGCACTTAGCTTTGCTCTGGTTTTTGTTGTAGAACGTCTTGGCAGTGTTCTGCAG GTTGCATTATCGTTCAACGGTATGGTTGGAGGCATTACCTTAGGATTATTCTCTTTGGGCATGTTCGTGCCATGGGCAAACGCCAAAGGAGCAATTTCAGGAGCCATCACCAGTTTGCTAATCGTCCTATGGATTGGACTAGGAGCTCAAATTGCCGTCTTCAATGGCCAAATCCATTTGGACAGTAAACCCGTATCTACTGCTGCCTGTCCTTGCATTAGCAATACCACAACCACTGTCCCAATTCATACAGATAATGATGACAATGAAGCCTTCTTTATGTACAAG ATCAGTTACTTATGGTACAGTGCAATTGGTTGCATTCTGACAATGTTGGTAGGCATATTGGTGAGCTTTGCTACAGGGTTTCAGAATCCAGCTGCTCTGGATCAGGATCTACTGAGTCCTCCAATAGCTTCTCTCTTCAGTATGCAGACAAAACCATGTGCCAACAATGTGCAAGGAATTACCAACTTTGCTCTGGAGTTGGATGACGAGAAATACCAAATTGAAAACACTAAAAGTCCAAAGTAG
- the myd gene encoding stromal cell derived factor mayday: MYLSYFIHKITCKSDLRCFRFLRWTILVPLIIYLFLLFVKYNRNVPLKSLVSSAEKKDEDGSMIEDLFVELEVVTASRDKDLERRREVDRGIKEVEEAENRENPKSLLEDIFQRADTDQDQLLDIQELARWIHMKITEHISCAMRENVGLFTAIDNNPRNGEVSWEEYHAYFLRSHGFPESYVSSHDKKHSDMSRTLKENIMRDRARWAEAARNDPERLALDEFLAFTHPESSHRALLQMVEDLFEKFDRDGDEQLTEDEFSDLPSEGMGLDLKEDKHEAVGGSEDRRKEFRHLIDKNKNGKADRAELLMYIDPRNPRHAIQEAQHLISLSDTNLDGKLNLSEILSKMDLFLGSKMVDTEKSFHDEF, encoded by the exons ATGTATCTTTCTTACTTT ATTCATAAGATCACCTGCAAGTCTGATTTGCGGTGTTTCCGTTTTCTTCGCTGGACTATCTTGGTGCCCCTCATTATCTACCTGTTCCTCCTCTTCGTCAAGTACAACAGGAACGTGCCCCTCAAGAGTCTGGTCTCTTCCGCGGAGAAGAAGGACGAGGACGGTTCCATGATCGAGGATCTGTTTGTAGAACTCGAGGTAGTCACTGCCTCACGTGACAAGGATTTAGAACGCCGACGGGAGGTCGATCGAGGCATAAAAGAAGTGGAAGAGGCGGAGAACAGAGAAAATCCAAAGAGCCTACTTGAAGATATATTTCAGAGGGCTGACACTGATCAGGATCAGCTGTTAGACATCCAGGAATTGGCGAGATGGATTCACATGAAAATCACAGAACATATAAGTTGTGCTATGAGGGAGAATGTTGGGTTGTTCACTGCTATTGATAATAATCCACGAAATG GTGAAGTCTCGTGGGAAGAATATCACGCATACTTTCTCAGATCCCACGGATTTCCCGAGAGTTATGTGAGCTCTCATGACAAGAAGCACAGCGACATGTCACGAACTTTGAAAGAAAATATCATGAGAGATAGAGCAAGGTGGGCGGAAGCAGCGAGAAACGATCCGGAGAGACTGGCACTGGACGAGTTCCTGGCTTTCACCCATCCCGAGAGCAGTCACAGAGCTCTCCTTCAAATGGTTGAGGACCTGTTCGAGAAATTTG ACCGTGATGGAGATGAGCAGCTGACAGAAGACGAGTTCTCCGACTTGCCTTCAGAAGGAATGGGTTTAGATTTAAAGGAAGACAAACACGAAGCAGTGGGTGGAAGCGAAGACAGGCGGAAAGAGTTCCGACATCTTATCGATAAGAATAAAAATGGGAAAGCTGACAGGGCAGAACTCTTA ATGTACATAGATCCAAGGAACCCGAGACACGCTATACAAGAAGCTCAGCACTTGATAAGCCTATCGGACACAAACTTGGATGGGAAATTAAACCTGTCCGAGATCCTAAGCAAGATGGACTTATTTTTAGGCAGTAAAATGGTGGACACAGAGAAAAGTTTTCACGACGAGTTTTGA
- the Pdfr gene encoding pigment-dispersing factor receptor isoform X1, which yields MDASNAIGNSTEDFCSTKFKNFVPPEDELWCKPVWDSLLCWPPTKASATIKQRCPFENGFDTTKFVEKKCGYNGRWEGQNGTTNVDSSHGWANYTTCLIPEMLRLHGKVYTNTVEGNMKMDIVEKTRTLEFVGLSISLVALLASLAIFCRFRSLRNTRTRIHKNLFVAMVVQVLIRLTVYIDIEILRKKTYGIQRGIGNTPVLCETSYALLEYAKTSMFMWMFIEGLFLHNMVTVTVFQETSYYRMYRFIGWGCPVVMTLAWAIITAFYYHPKSRFSRCWSGYNLSSYFWILEGPRFAVILLNFLFLLNIVRVLVMKLRQSHTSEIEQVLKAVRAAVVLLPLLGITNVLFMIEAPLHNVKKFALWSYSTHFLQSFQGLFIATLYCFLNGEVRLALDKTISVYLSIRGTDLQARRQLTYSGCQPQRIVSVIEMEEEEIRPSGWIRLCCRGGNTPPPDRPADRLTLELLRTY from the exons ATGGACGCCTCTAATGCCATTGGCAATAGCACTGAGGATTTCTGCAGCactaaatttaagaactttgtaCCTCCAGAAGATG AACTCTGGTGCAAACCAGTATGGGACTCGTTGCTGTGCTGGCCACCGACCAAAGCATCCGCGACGATCAAGCAGAGATGCCCGTTCGAGAATGGATTCGATACCACCA AATTCGTGGAGAAGAAGTGCGGCTACAATGGTCGGTGGGAGGGTCAGAACGGCACCACCAACGTGGATTCATCTCACGGATGGGCGAATTACACCACCTGTCTGATACCGGAAATGCTGCGGCTGCACGGCAAAGTTTATACCAACACCGTCGAGGGAAAC ATGAAAATGGACATAGTTGAGAAAACCCGCACACTGGAGTTTGTTGGCTTAAGCATTTCTTTGGTAGCGCTACTCGCTTCACTTGCCATATTCTGTCGTTTTAG GTCTTTGAGGAATACTAGGACCAGGATACATAAGAACCTCTTTGTAGCCATGGTTGTACAGGTTCTTATCAGATTGACGGTGTACatagatattgaaattttaaggaAGAAGACATATGGTATTCAACGAGGTATAGGAAACACT CCTGTGCTGTGTGAGACAAGCTATGCTCTTCTGGAGTATGCAAAGACCTCCATGTTCATGTGGATGTTCATAGAGGGTCTAtttctgcacaatatggttactg TGACGGTGTTCCAAGAAACGTCTTACTATAGGATGTACAGATTCATCGGCTGGGGATGTCCTGTTGTGATGACTTTAGCCTGGGCCATCATTACCGCATTTTACTATCATCCAAAGTCCAG ATTTTCCAGATGCTGGTCAGGGTATAATTTGTCTTCCTACTTTTGGATCCTTGAAGGACCTAGGTTTGCAGTTATATTG CTCAATTTTCTGTTCCTACTGAACATTGTAAGGGTACTTGTGATGAAGCTTCGACAGAGCCATACCAGCGAAATCGAGCAAGTACT AAAAGCTGTACGAGCAGCAGTGGTGCTTCTACCACTTCTGGGCATCACCAACGTGCTCTTCATGATAGAAGCACCGTTGCATAACGTGAAGAAATTTGCACTGTGGTCTTACTCCACTCACTTCCTGCAGTCTTTTCAAGGCCTATTCATTGCAACACTCTACTGTTTCCTAAACGGCGAG GTGAGACTCGCTCTGGACAAAACCATATCCGTCTATCTGTCTATAAGAGGAACCGACCTGCAAGCGAGAAGACAGCTGACCTACAGTGGCTGCCAACCCCAAAGAATAGTATCAG TAATTGAAATGGAGGAGGAGGAGATAAGACCGAGCGGTTGGATAAGACTGTGCTGTCGAGGTGGAAACACTCCGCCACCGGACCGACCTGCCGA CCGTTTGACCCTGGAGCTCCTCAGGACATACTGA
- the Pdfr gene encoding pigment-dispersing factor receptor isoform X2 translates to MQSKHVVWAEFVEKKCGYNGRWEGQNGTTNVDSSHGWANYTTCLIPEMLRLHGKVYTNTVEGNMKMDIVEKTRTLEFVGLSISLVALLASLAIFCRFRSLRNTRTRIHKNLFVAMVVQVLIRLTVYIDIEILRKKTYGIQRGIGNTPVLCETSYALLEYAKTSMFMWMFIEGLFLHNMVTVTVFQETSYYRMYRFIGWGCPVVMTLAWAIITAFYYHPKSRFSRCWSGYNLSSYFWILEGPRFAVILLNFLFLLNIVRVLVMKLRQSHTSEIEQVLKAVRAAVVLLPLLGITNVLFMIEAPLHNVKKFALWSYSTHFLQSFQGLFIATLYCFLNGEVRLALDKTISVYLSIRGTDLQARRQLTYSGCQPQRIVSVIEMEEEEIRPSGWIRLCCRGGNTPPPDRPADRLTLELLRTY, encoded by the exons ATGCAAAGTAAACACGTTGTTTGGGCAGAATTCGTGGAGAAGAAGTGCGGCTACAATGGTCGGTGGGAGGGTCAGAACGGCACCACCAACGTGGATTCATCTCACGGATGGGCGAATTACACCACCTGTCTGATACCGGAAATGCTGCGGCTGCACGGCAAAGTTTATACCAACACCGTCGAGGGAAAC ATGAAAATGGACATAGTTGAGAAAACCCGCACACTGGAGTTTGTTGGCTTAAGCATTTCTTTGGTAGCGCTACTCGCTTCACTTGCCATATTCTGTCGTTTTAG GTCTTTGAGGAATACTAGGACCAGGATACATAAGAACCTCTTTGTAGCCATGGTTGTACAGGTTCTTATCAGATTGACGGTGTACatagatattgaaattttaaggaAGAAGACATATGGTATTCAACGAGGTATAGGAAACACT CCTGTGCTGTGTGAGACAAGCTATGCTCTTCTGGAGTATGCAAAGACCTCCATGTTCATGTGGATGTTCATAGAGGGTCTAtttctgcacaatatggttactg TGACGGTGTTCCAAGAAACGTCTTACTATAGGATGTACAGATTCATCGGCTGGGGATGTCCTGTTGTGATGACTTTAGCCTGGGCCATCATTACCGCATTTTACTATCATCCAAAGTCCAG ATTTTCCAGATGCTGGTCAGGGTATAATTTGTCTTCCTACTTTTGGATCCTTGAAGGACCTAGGTTTGCAGTTATATTG CTCAATTTTCTGTTCCTACTGAACATTGTAAGGGTACTTGTGATGAAGCTTCGACAGAGCCATACCAGCGAAATCGAGCAAGTACT AAAAGCTGTACGAGCAGCAGTGGTGCTTCTACCACTTCTGGGCATCACCAACGTGCTCTTCATGATAGAAGCACCGTTGCATAACGTGAAGAAATTTGCACTGTGGTCTTACTCCACTCACTTCCTGCAGTCTTTTCAAGGCCTATTCATTGCAACACTCTACTGTTTCCTAAACGGCGAG GTGAGACTCGCTCTGGACAAAACCATATCCGTCTATCTGTCTATAAGAGGAACCGACCTGCAAGCGAGAAGACAGCTGACCTACAGTGGCTGCCAACCCCAAAGAATAGTATCAG TAATTGAAATGGAGGAGGAGGAGATAAGACCGAGCGGTTGGATAAGACTGTGCTGTCGAGGTGGAAACACTCCGCCACCGGACCGACCTGCCGA CCGTTTGACCCTGGAGCTCCTCAGGACATACTGA
- the rdgBbeta gene encoding cytoplasmic phosphatidylinositol transfer protein 1 isoform X2: MIARHSHEQSDNDEGVEVVENVACDHPEHGKGQYTEKRIHLSSKLPYWIQSVLPRIFYVTEKAWNYYPFTITEYTCSFIPKFHISIRTRYLDDNGCTENCLGLSPIELLHREVDCLDIAYDEISAKHYKEEEDPKFFQSKRTGRGPLVEGWRETVQPIMCSYKLVHASFEVWGMQTRVEDFIHRCIRDILLLGHRQAFAWIDEWYDMTLEDVREYEQKMQAETNEKVRLRNMGSEKLSAPTTPTSSMPSSPIPKSPTQSTRSWFSWS, encoded by the exons ATGATTGCAAGACACAGTCATGAGCAGTCGGATAATGATGAAGGTGTAGAAGTAGTTGAAAACGTAGCATGTGATCATCCTGAACATGGAAAAGGTCAATACACGGAGAAAAGAATTCATTTGTCTAG TAAATTGCCTTATTGGATACAATCAGTTCTTCCAcgtatattttatgtaacagAGAAAGCATGGAACTATTACCCTTTTACTATTACag AATATACC TGTTCttttattcctaaatttcatataTCGATAAGAACTCGATACTTAGATGATAACGGATGTACAGAAAAT TGCTTAGGTCTTTCTCCTATTGAGCTGTTACACCGTGAAGTCGATTGTCTAGACATTGCATATGATGAAATTTCTGCAAAGCATTACAAAGAGGAAGAG GATCCAAAATTTTTCCAATCTAAACGAACTGGTCGTGGACCACTAGTAGAAGGATGGAGGGAAACAGTACAACCAATAATGTGTTCTTATAAATTAGTCCATGCTTCTTTTGAAGTTTGGGGCATGCAAACTCGAGTGGAAGACTTCATTCACAGA TGTATAAgggatattttattattgggTCATCGGCAAGCATTTGCATGGATTGATGAATGGTATGATATGACGTTAGAAGACGTTCGGGAGTACGAACAAAAGATGCAAGCTGAAACTAACGAGAAAGTACGTCTTAGAAATATGGGCAGTGAAAAATTATCGGCTCCTACTACGCCGACATCATCAATGCCATCTTCGCCAATACCCAAGTCTCCTACACAATCTACTCGGTCGTGGTTTTCGTGGTCATAG
- the rdgBbeta gene encoding cytoplasmic phosphatidylinositol transfer protein 1 isoform X1 — protein sequence MVLTKEYRICMPLTTEEYHIGQLYMIARHSHEQSDNDEGVEVVENVACDHPEHGKGQYTEKRIHLSSKLPYWIQSVLPRIFYVTEKAWNYYPFTITEYTCSFIPKFHISIRTRYLDDNGCTENCLGLSPIELLHREVDCLDIAYDEISAKHYKEEEDPKFFQSKRTGRGPLVEGWRETVQPIMCSYKLVHASFEVWGMQTRVEDFIHRCIRDILLLGHRQAFAWIDEWYDMTLEDVREYEQKMQAETNEKVRLRNMGSEKLSAPTTPTSSMPSSPIPKSPTQSTRSWFSWS from the exons ATGGTATTAACCAAGGAATATCGTATATGTATGCCGCTTACTACGGAAGAG TATCATATAGGCCAACTTTATATGATTGCAAGACACAGTCATGAGCAGTCGGATAATGATGAAGGTGTAGAAGTAGTTGAAAACGTAGCATGTGATCATCCTGAACATGGAAAAGGTCAATACACGGAGAAAAGAATTCATTTGTCTAG TAAATTGCCTTATTGGATACAATCAGTTCTTCCAcgtatattttatgtaacagAGAAAGCATGGAACTATTACCCTTTTACTATTACag AATATACC TGTTCttttattcctaaatttcatataTCGATAAGAACTCGATACTTAGATGATAACGGATGTACAGAAAAT TGCTTAGGTCTTTCTCCTATTGAGCTGTTACACCGTGAAGTCGATTGTCTAGACATTGCATATGATGAAATTTCTGCAAAGCATTACAAAGAGGAAGAG GATCCAAAATTTTTCCAATCTAAACGAACTGGTCGTGGACCACTAGTAGAAGGATGGAGGGAAACAGTACAACCAATAATGTGTTCTTATAAATTAGTCCATGCTTCTTTTGAAGTTTGGGGCATGCAAACTCGAGTGGAAGACTTCATTCACAGA TGTATAAgggatattttattattgggTCATCGGCAAGCATTTGCATGGATTGATGAATGGTATGATATGACGTTAGAAGACGTTCGGGAGTACGAACAAAAGATGCAAGCTGAAACTAACGAGAAAGTACGTCTTAGAAATATGGGCAGTGAAAAATTATCGGCTCCTACTACGCCGACATCATCAATGCCATCTTCGCCAATACCCAAGTCTCCTACACAATCTACTCGGTCGTGGTTTTCGTGGTCATAG